GCCGGGAATTAAAAACCCGTTCAAGATGCGGGAAGCAATCAGAATTATAAAAAACTGGAAATCAGTCTGATACTCAGAACAGATCCCTGAATAATCAATAAGTCCAGTACTGAACCGCAATAAATACTATGTCTCCCGGTATTTCTCTTTACATCCATATCCCATTCTGTGCAGGAAAGTGTCATTACTGTGATTTCTTTTCCATCAGGTATAATTCCTCCCTGGCGGACAGGTATCTGCAAGCTGTCATTACAGAATGGAATCTTGTCTGTCGTCAACTGAAACTCGAGAGATACGAGATCGAAACCATTTATTTCGGTGGCGGCACCCCCTCGATACTGTCATCGAAACAGTGGAATTATATTACATCGAGCCTTATCCGGAACCTCAACACCAGCCCTGATCTTGAATTCTCCGTAGAATGTAATCCTGAATCCTGTTCAGAAGAAAAAGTGGATTCATTCTATAATGCAGGTGTAAACAGAATCACTTTCGGGGTTCAATCCCTGTCTGAGAAAGAACTCTCTGTTTCCGGGCGGAAACACTCTGCGGTTAGAGCTATAGAAGTGCTCAATTTTCCCTCTTTGTCATGCTTCAATTCTATCGGAGCGGATATAATCTACGGCCTTCCGGGCCAGACAACAGAGACCCTGAGGGAAACGCTGAAAAATCTGTTTTCAACATCACTTATCAAGCATATTTCCGCTTATGAACTCTCTATCAGCCCGAAAACATCTTTTGGCAGACATCACAACATTCTTCCTCTTCCTGATGAAGACACAATGCTTGAGATGACTTCTATTGTCAAATCAGAATGTATCAAGCATGGATTCGAGCAGTATGAGATCTCCAATTACGCGATGCCCTCCTTTAACTGCAGACACAACGAAGCATATTGGGATCACAGGGAATACATAGGCCTCGGATGCGCAGCACATTCTTACTTTAACCGGAAAAGATGGGCCAACAAAGCAGATGTAAATGAGTATATCTGTAATCTTGAGCAGAACATCTTACCGCAATCCTGGGTGGAGAATGTAAATGATGACACTCTTGCCAAAGAGATGATTTTCCTGGGTCTCAGGAGAATCAGAGGTATCGATGAGGAGAGATTCGGAATTCTGACCAGAATGAACTTCATAGACTGCGTCAATAAGGAAAAGCTGGAGATCTTTCTATCCACGGGGCGGATAGCATACGAGAAGCCGCGATGGTATGCCACCGAAGAGGGGCTGTTGTATGCTG
Above is a window of Fibrobacter sp. DNA encoding:
- the hemW gene encoding radical SAM family heme chaperone HemW; this encodes MSPGISLYIHIPFCAGKCHYCDFFSIRYNSSLADRYLQAVITEWNLVCRQLKLERYEIETIYFGGGTPSILSSKQWNYITSSLIRNLNTSPDLEFSVECNPESCSEEKVDSFYNAGVNRITFGVQSLSEKELSVSGRKHSAVRAIEVLNFPSLSCFNSIGADIIYGLPGQTTETLRETLKNLFSTSLIKHISAYELSISPKTSFGRHHNILPLPDEDTMLEMTSIVKSECIKHGFEQYEISNYAMPSFNCRHNEAYWDHREYIGLGCAAHSYFNRKRWANKADVNEYICNLEQNILPQSWVENVNDDTLAKEMIFLGLRRIRGIDEERFGILTRMNFIDCVNKEKLEIFLSTGRIAYEKPRWYATEEGLLYADGMARDLFL